One genomic segment of Vagococcus intermedius includes these proteins:
- a CDS encoding DNA/RNA non-specific endonuclease, producing the protein MGALGTLLIVLGGFLTFFFIKKKKNVKLRNYSIGLLILGVITMGAFGGNDTSPDKLATTNLTSKQTNTKQNEKEKSAKIEADKKEKDEKEKLAKIEADKKEKDEKEKLAKIEADKKEKDEKEKLAKIEADKKEKDEKQKLAKIEADKKEKDEKEKLAKIEADKKEKDEKQKLAKIEADKKEKDEKQKLAKIEADKKEKDEKEKLAKIEADKKEKDEKEKLAKIEADKKEKDEKAIISDRQVSNQELAELPISDVQTIDVNDGKPQFTTAELSLENGAWEQYGDLDQFNRPTYAEAMLNQSQMPASDRESLHVNPTGWRNKKIKSGYLYNRSHLIGFQFTGQNNNLKNLITGTRELNSPEMLRFEMDVAHYLKQSADNYVRYSVIPVFRGDELVARGVHMQAQSIDSDGISFNVFIANTQHGVDINYQDGTSQVLPEQEITNKTSTENETYHEVKEDAATQSNAPPTEETTPIVEEQVTEVPVPEDNTGQTVYITATGKKYHLNSNCRGLNNANGTTETTLANAQSMGLDKCGFE; encoded by the coding sequence ATGGGGGCATTAGGAACATTGCTGATTGTTTTAGGCGGATTTTTGACTTTCTTTTTTATTAAAAAGAAAAAAAATGTCAAATTACGTAATTATTCAATTGGTCTACTTATTTTAGGCGTTATTACAATGGGGGCATTTGGTGGTAATGACACCTCACCAGATAAGCTCGCAACAACTAACTTAACGAGCAAGCAGACCAACACCAAACAGAACGAAAAAGAAAAATCAGCCAAGATTGAGGCTGACAAAAAAGAAAAAGATGAAAAAGAAAAATTAGCTAAGATTGAAGCTGATAAAAAAGAAAAAGATGAAAAAGAAAAGTTAGCTAAGATTGAAGCTGATAAAAAAGAAAAAGATGAAAAAGAAAAGTTAGCTAAGATTGAGGCTGACAAAAAAGAAAAAGATGAAAAACAAAAATTAGCTAAGATTGAAGCTGACAAAAAAGAAAAAGATGAAAAAGAAAAATTAGCTAAGATTGAAGCTGATAAAAAAGAAAAAGATGAAAAACAAAAATTAGCTAAGATTGAAGCTGATAAAAAAGAAAAAGATGAAAAACAAAAATTAGCTAAGATTGAAGCTGATAAAAAAGAAAAAGATGAAAAAGAAAAATTAGCTAAGATTGAAGCTGATAAAAAAGAAAAAGATGAAAAAGAAAAATTAGCTAAGATTGAAGCTGATAAAAAAGAAAAAGATGAAAAAGCGATAATCTCAGATAGGCAAGTTAGCAATCAAGAGTTGGCTGAATTGCCAATTAGCGATGTTCAAACAATCGATGTTAATGATGGAAAACCACAATTTACCACTGCAGAACTATCACTTGAAAATGGGGCTTGGGAACAATATGGGGATCTTGATCAGTTTAACCGTCCAACTTATGCTGAAGCTATGCTAAACCAAAGTCAGATGCCCGCTTCAGACCGAGAATCACTACATGTCAATCCGACTGGTTGGCGCAATAAAAAAATTAAAAGTGGTTATTTATATAACCGCTCGCATTTAATCGGATTCCAATTTACAGGTCAAAACAACAACCTAAAAAATCTCATAACAGGAACTCGAGAATTAAACAGCCCTGAAATGTTACGTTTTGAAATGGATGTAGCTCATTACTTAAAACAGTCAGCCGATAACTATGTTCGTTATTCTGTTATCCCTGTTTTCAGAGGCGACGAGTTAGTTGCACGTGGCGTTCACATGCAAGCCCAGTCTATTGACAGTGACGGGATTAGTTTTAATGTCTTTATTGCGAATACACAGCACGGTGTTGACATTAACTACCAAGATGGTACGAGTCAAGTCTTACCAGAACAAGAAATTACGAATAAGACCAGTACTGAAAATGAAACCTATCATGAAGTCAAAGAAGATGCAGCAACCCAAAGTAATGCACCTCCTACTGAAGAAACAACACCTATCGTTGAAGAACAAGTAACAGAAGTCCCTGTCCCAGAAGATAATACCGGACAAACAGTTTAT